One region of Flavobacterium sp. KACC 22763 genomic DNA includes:
- the pgmB gene encoding beta-phosphoglucomutase — translation MSKKAFIFDLDGVIVDTAKYHFLAWQKIAKSLNINFTHEDNELLKGVSRVRSLDIILGLGNVQATQEQKDQWLIQKNEDYLSYLVDMDESEVLPGVLKILKLLKDKNQGIALGSASKNARPILEKTGVLSYFDVIVDGNDVSNAKPDPEVFLKAAQLLNIDPKNSIVFEDSVAGIQAANIAEMVSVGIGEETILHEADHIFKDFTQIETSFIDELIG, via the coding sequence ATGAGCAAAAAAGCATTCATATTCGATCTTGACGGAGTGATCGTTGATACCGCTAAATACCACTTTTTGGCTTGGCAGAAAATTGCCAAATCGTTAAATATCAATTTTACCCATGAAGATAACGAACTTCTAAAAGGTGTTAGCCGCGTTCGTTCGCTAGACATTATTCTTGGGTTAGGAAATGTTCAGGCTACTCAAGAACAAAAAGATCAATGGTTAATTCAAAAAAATGAAGATTACCTATCTTATTTAGTTGACATGGATGAAAGTGAGGTTCTTCCAGGGGTTTTAAAAATTCTAAAACTATTAAAAGATAAAAATCAAGGAATTGCACTAGGTTCTGCCAGTAAAAATGCAAGACCAATTTTAGAAAAAACAGGCGTTCTGTCTTACTTCGATGTTATTGTTGACGGAAATGATGTCAGCAATGCAAAACCAGACCCTGAAGTATTCTTAAAAGCGGCTCAATTATTAAACATTGATCCAAAAAATTCAATTGTATTTGAAGACTCTGTTGCCGGAATTCAGGCAGCAAACATCGCAGAAATGGTAAGTGTGGGAATTGGTGAGGAAACAATTTTACATGAAGCTGATCACATTTTTAAAGATTTTACCCAAATCGAAACAAGCTTTATTGATGAGTTAATTGGATAA
- a CDS encoding MFS transporter, which yields MEKRKLSFWEIWNMSFGFLGIQMGFALQNANASRILQIFGADVHELSWFWIIAPLMGLIVQPIIGHYSDKTWGRFGRRKPFFLVGAVLASVGLILMPQANIFISVLPALWVGAGMLMIMDASFNIAMEPFRALVGDNLRTDQRTAGFSIQTSLIGFGAVIGSALPYILTKYFGVPNSTVPGSVPLNLTLSFIIGAAVLIGSILVTLFTTKEYSPEELAKFEDPQNDAISDSEEKSKITDIFTDFAKMPVTMRQLSWVQFFSWFGLFGMWVFTTPAIAHHIYGLPLEDTSSQQYQDAGDWVGILFGVYNLVSAIVALFFLPYIAKKIGRKATHSLSLVIGGIGLISIYFMPNEDWVVLPMILIGVAWASILAMPYAILAGSITPKKMGVYMGIFNFFVVIPQIVNALIGGPIVKYIYNGDAIYALVTSGVSFLIAAALVSKVKDVDDFTQKS from the coding sequence ATGGAAAAGCGTAAATTAAGTTTCTGGGAAATCTGGAACATGAGTTTCGGATTCTTAGGAATCCAAATGGGGTTTGCACTTCAGAATGCAAATGCCAGCAGAATTCTTCAAATTTTTGGTGCTGATGTACATGAACTTTCGTGGTTCTGGATTATTGCTCCTCTAATGGGATTAATAGTTCAGCCTATCATTGGTCATTATAGCGACAAAACCTGGGGAAGATTCGGCAGACGAAAACCTTTCTTTTTAGTGGGAGCCGTTTTAGCTTCGGTAGGATTAATTCTAATGCCGCAGGCTAATATTTTCATTTCTGTTTTACCTGCCTTATGGGTTGGAGCTGGAATGTTAATGATTATGGACGCTTCTTTCAACATTGCAATGGAACCTTTCAGAGCACTTGTTGGAGACAATTTAAGAACAGACCAGCGTACTGCAGGATTTAGTATTCAGACTTCATTAATTGGTTTTGGAGCCGTAATTGGTTCTGCATTGCCATACATTCTTACGAAATATTTTGGCGTGCCAAACAGCACAGTTCCTGGAAGCGTTCCGTTAAATCTAACGTTGTCTTTTATTATCGGAGCGGCGGTTTTAATTGGCTCAATCTTAGTTACGTTATTCACAACAAAAGAATATTCGCCAGAAGAATTAGCAAAATTTGAAGATCCACAAAATGATGCAATTTCTGATTCCGAAGAAAAATCAAAAATCACAGACATCTTTACCGATTTTGCAAAAATGCCTGTTACAATGCGTCAGTTAAGCTGGGTGCAGTTTTTCTCTTGGTTCGGATTATTCGGAATGTGGGTTTTTACCACTCCGGCAATCGCACACCACATTTACGGTTTACCATTAGAAGATACGTCAAGCCAACAATATCAAGACGCTGGTGACTGGGTCGGAATACTGTTTGGTGTTTACAACTTAGTTTCGGCTATCGTTGCTTTGTTTTTCTTACCCTATATCGCTAAAAAAATTGGGCGAAAAGCAACACACTCACTTTCATTAGTCATTGGAGGAATTGGATTAATCTCCATTTATTTCATGCCAAATGAAGACTGGGTTGTACTTCCAATGATCTTAATCGGAGTTGCTTGGGCGAGTATCCTAGCAATGCCATACGCTATTCTTGCGGGTTCTATTACACCTAAAAAAATGGGAGTTTACATGGGAATCTTCAACTTTTTTGTTGTTATTCCTCAAATTGTAAATGCTCTAATTGGTGGTCCAATTGTAAAATACATTTACAACGGAGACGCAATTTATGCCTTAGTTACAAGCGGGGTTAGTTTTTTAATTGCTGCTGCTTTAGTTTCTAAAGTAAAAGACGTAGACGACTTTACTCAAAAATCATAA
- a CDS encoding LacI family DNA-binding transcriptional regulator: protein MKRKITLKQIAKELDVSISTVSKSLRNSLEIGEETRLKVQAFAKFYNYKPNNIALSLKNRKTKSIGIIIPEIVHYFFSTVINGIEQVANEYGYSVVICVSDDSFDKEVLNMEMLANGSIDGFIMSLSKETQYKGDFHHITEVINQGMPVVMFDRVTNDILCDKVIIDDKSAAYEAVQSLIDSGRKKIALVTTVDYVSVGKLRTDGYEKALLDNGLPFNEDLIIKIEDVDTCEITISELLHARAFDAVFAVNELFAVTIIKTANKMGLKVPEDLAVIAFTDGIISKYSTPSITTVSQSGEKMGNKAAKMLIERIEAEEDDDEEHNENYITEVIETHLIKRESTD, encoded by the coding sequence ATGAAACGTAAAATAACCCTCAAACAGATTGCAAAGGAACTTGATGTATCCATTTCAACTGTCTCAAAATCACTCAGAAACAGTCTTGAAATTGGAGAAGAAACACGCCTAAAAGTTCAGGCTTTTGCAAAGTTTTATAACTATAAACCAAACAATATTGCCCTTAGTTTAAAAAACCGAAAAACGAAGAGTATCGGCATCATTATTCCCGAAATTGTACACTACTTTTTCTCTACTGTAATCAACGGAATTGAACAGGTTGCGAACGAATATGGCTATAGTGTTGTCATCTGTGTATCTGATGATTCTTTTGATAAAGAAGTGCTAAATATGGAGATGCTGGCCAACGGAAGCATCGACGGCTTTATCATGTCTCTTTCTAAAGAAACACAGTATAAAGGCGACTTCCATCACATTACAGAAGTTATCAATCAAGGAATGCCCGTAGTCATGTTTGACCGCGTTACCAACGACATTTTATGCGATAAAGTAATTATTGATGATAAATCTGCAGCGTATGAAGCGGTTCAGAGTTTAATTGACAGCGGACGTAAAAAAATTGCTTTAGTTACAACTGTAGATTATGTAAGCGTTGGAAAACTGCGAACTGACGGTTACGAAAAAGCGTTACTAGATAATGGACTACCCTTTAATGAAGATCTAATCATAAAGATTGAAGATGTAGATACTTGCGAAATAACTATTTCTGAGCTTCTGCACGCCAGAGCTTTCGATGCTGTTTTTGCTGTAAATGAGCTTTTTGCAGTAACAATTATCAAAACCGCAAATAAAATGGGATTAAAAGTTCCTGAAGATTTAGCAGTAATTGCTTTTACCGATGGAATTATTTCAAAATACTCAACTCCAAGTATTACAACTGTAAGCCAAAGTGGCGAAAAAATGGGAAATAAAGCTGCTAAAATGCTTATAGAAAGGATAGAAGCCGAAGAAGATGACGATGAAGAACACAATGAAAATTACATCACCGAAGTTATAGAAACTCATCTTATAAAAAGAGAATCTACTGACTAA
- a CDS encoding SusC/RagA family TonB-linked outer membrane protein: MKTIYKKLLFLFLLLPFTVLAQNTLKGTVVDKTTGQPIPGVNVNVQGAPNGASTGFDGNYQLSNVKNGNKIVVSFIGYKTETIEYTGQKTLNVTLEEDTNQLKEVVVQVGYGTVKKKDATGSVSQIAAKDFNKGINVTPETLISGRIAGVNVVGGGAPGAKADIRIRGGSSLSASNEPLIVIDGLPMSNSVPDGATSVLSTIDPNDIESFTVLKDASAAAIYGSRAANGVIVITTKKGTKSGVKVNFSSQVGINTVANTVDVLSADQYRALVNEKGTAAQKALLGTANTDWQDEIFHTALTTNNNISVSGSLFNKLPARLSVGNVDNPGILRNTSFERTTTSLSLNPVLFDNHLKIDITGNLAFGKNQFQNEGAVISSAIIFDPTQPVYEAGSRYGGYFEWLEPNGNVPLLPARNPVARLNQEDRRATSTRKWGNIRLDYKFHFFEDLRIVAEAGIDAFDSDGYNAISTESILGYQPTTFDKGNWTNLGGYTHYTDHRQNKNLNTYFNYTKDLGKFKIDATAGYNYQLFQREGYNSGDIKQPNPPADVTTDPDVNLQSYFGRLNLGYDSRYLLTVNYRRDGTSRFSKENRWGNFAGGAFAWNMAEEAFLKDNETLSSLKLRVGYGTTGQQDIPPAYDYLRRVTLGTLNTQYVFNGVIYRAARPEGYNEDIKWEDLAEMNLGVDFGFFNERLTGSVNYFDKKSSDLLANIPVPDGANIRNQGYSNIGSVRTKGVEFSLQSDIIKNDKLTWNVAVNATYIDQKISDLGNTIPGFQGYLTGDNIAGGTGNQVLIHSEGFAPNSFFVFEQLYDANKRPIQGAYADRNGDGVITDADRYKFHKPTADYTFGLYSTLNYKNFDFSMNWRASLGNYIFDNVSSDKGYLEAGLRRQTDLANITTDYFNTGFTTESNSNGTQRNYSNYFVKDASFIKLDNIVLGYTFNKTLLKAASLRFTAGVQNVFVLTKYNGLDPEKFNGIDNNVYPRARTFLFGVNANF; this comes from the coding sequence ATGAAAACAATTTACAAAAAGTTGTTATTTTTATTCCTATTGTTGCCTTTTACAGTGTTGGCTCAGAACACTTTAAAAGGGACTGTTGTTGATAAAACGACAGGTCAGCCAATACCAGGGGTAAATGTAAATGTACAAGGTGCTCCAAATGGCGCATCAACTGGATTTGATGGAAATTACCAGCTATCAAATGTTAAAAATGGTAACAAAATTGTTGTTTCTTTTATTGGTTACAAAACAGAAACAATTGAGTACACAGGTCAAAAAACACTTAACGTTACTTTAGAAGAAGACACCAATCAGCTTAAAGAAGTTGTGGTGCAAGTTGGTTACGGGACTGTGAAGAAAAAAGACGCAACAGGATCTGTTTCTCAAATTGCTGCAAAAGACTTTAATAAAGGAATTAACGTAACTCCTGAGACATTAATCAGCGGACGTATTGCTGGTGTAAATGTAGTTGGAGGTGGAGCTCCAGGAGCAAAAGCAGATATTAGAATTCGTGGAGGATCTTCATTAAGTGCTTCTAATGAGCCATTAATTGTTATTGACGGACTTCCAATGAGTAATTCAGTTCCTGATGGAGCAACAAGTGTTTTGTCTACAATTGATCCTAATGATATTGAATCTTTCACTGTTCTTAAAGATGCGTCTGCAGCGGCAATTTATGGTTCTCGTGCAGCAAATGGTGTAATTGTTATTACAACTAAAAAAGGTACAAAAAGTGGTGTAAAAGTCAACTTTAGCTCTCAAGTTGGTATCAATACTGTTGCTAATACTGTTGACGTTTTAAGTGCAGATCAATATCGTGCTTTGGTAAATGAAAAAGGTACTGCAGCTCAAAAAGCTTTGTTAGGTACAGCAAATACTGATTGGCAGGATGAAATTTTCCATACTGCTTTAACAACAAACAATAATATTTCTGTAAGCGGCTCTTTATTCAACAAATTACCAGCACGTTTATCTGTTGGAAATGTTGATAATCCTGGAATTTTAAGAAACACTTCTTTTGAAAGAACTACGACATCGTTATCGTTGAATCCAGTTCTTTTTGACAATCACTTAAAAATTGACATTACTGGAAATTTAGCTTTTGGAAAAAATCAATTCCAAAATGAAGGAGCAGTAATTAGTAGTGCTATTATATTTGATCCAACTCAGCCAGTTTACGAAGCAGGTTCTCGTTATGGAGGATACTTCGAATGGTTGGAACCAAACGGAAATGTACCATTATTGCCAGCAAGAAACCCTGTGGCAAGATTAAATCAAGAAGATAGAAGAGCAACTTCTACAAGAAAATGGGGTAATATTAGATTAGATTATAAATTCCATTTCTTCGAAGACTTAAGAATCGTTGCAGAAGCAGGTATCGATGCATTTGATAGTGATGGTTACAATGCAATCAGTACTGAGAGTATTTTAGGATATCAGCCTACTACATTTGATAAAGGCAACTGGACTAATCTAGGAGGATACACGCATTATACAGATCACCGTCAGAATAAAAACTTAAATACTTACTTTAATTATACTAAAGATTTAGGAAAGTTTAAGATTGATGCTACTGCAGGATACAACTATCAGTTGTTCCAGCGTGAGGGATATAATTCAGGAGACATTAAGCAGCCGAATCCACCTGCGGATGTTACTACAGATCCAGACGTTAACTTGCAATCGTATTTTGGACGTTTGAATTTAGGATACGACAGTAGGTATTTATTAACTGTAAACTATAGAAGAGACGGAACTTCTCGTTTCTCTAAAGAAAACAGATGGGGTAATTTTGCGGGAGGAGCTTTTGCATGGAATATGGCAGAAGAAGCTTTCTTAAAAGATAATGAGACTTTGTCTAGTTTGAAATTAAGAGTAGGTTACGGTACTACAGGACAACAAGATATTCCGCCTGCATACGATTACTTACGTCGTGTGACTTTAGGAACACTTAATACGCAATATGTTTTTAACGGAGTTATTTACAGAGCTGCAAGACCTGAAGGATATAATGAAGATATAAAATGGGAAGATCTTGCAGAGATGAACCTAGGGGTTGATTTTGGATTTTTTAACGAAAGATTGACAGGTTCTGTTAACTATTTTGACAAAAAATCAAGCGATTTATTAGCAAATATTCCTGTGCCAGATGGTGCAAATATTAGAAACCAGGGTTATAGTAATATTGGTAGCGTTAGAACAAAAGGGGTTGAGTTCAGCCTTCAGTCTGACATTATTAAAAATGATAAATTAACATGGAATGTTGCTGTTAATGCAACTTACATTGATCAGAAAATTTCTGATTTAGGAAATACAATTCCTGGATTCCAAGGATATTTGACAGGAGATAACATTGCTGGAGGAACTGGAAACCAAGTTTTAATTCATTCAGAAGGATTTGCGCCAAATTCATTCTTTGTATTCGAACAATTATATGATGCAAACAAAAGACCAATTCAAGGTGCTTATGCAGATAGAAATGGCGATGGGGTTATTACAGATGCTGACCGTTATAAATTCCATAAGCCAACAGCAGATTACACTTTTGGATTGTACTCCACTTTAAATTACAAAAATTTCGATTTTTCAATGAACTGGAGAGCTAGTTTAGGAAATTATATTTTCGATAACGTGAGTTCAGATAAAGGATATTTAGAAGCAGGATTAAGAAGACAAACTGATTTAGCTAATATAACTACAGATTATTTTAATACTGGTTTTACTACTGAAAGTAACTCTAATGGAACACAGCGTAATTATTCTAATTACTTCGTAAAAGACGCTTCTTTCATTAAGTTGGATAACATTGTATTAGGATACACTTTTAATAAAACGTTATTAAAAGCAGCATCACTAAGATTTACAGCGGGAGTTCAAAATGTTTTTGTTCTTACAAAATACAATGGTTTGGATCCTGAAAAATTCAACGGAATAGACAATAACGTTTACCCTAGAGCAAGAACATTCTTGTTTGGAGTTAATGCAAATTTCTAA
- a CDS encoding RagB/SusD family nutrient uptake outer membrane protein, whose translation MKISFKYISYFLLLILGLNMTLTSCTNDLDVKPTDDDEFLSDDFFKDPTSYKQVLAKLYAGLYVGGNDGDGQADISGLGGDFSSYLRLLFVTQEFPTDEAIIAWSDDGLPAINGQKWSPSNQFLYGVFSRAFYEISVANEFLRQTTDEKLTERGVDAAKKAEVERFRAEVRFLRAFSYYNLMDLFGNVPITTEKDPVGFFYPEQKTRAEVFAYVESELKDIDKTLAPSGSNEYGRVDKTAAKFLLAQIYLNSKVYTGTERYTEAATVCNDIITGSAYTFADVPYRYLFSANNDRNGAQKEVIFPVVSDGNAIRAVGGGMSFIIHAAIGGSLPGASLGMNGGWSGTRARPEFVRLFPDVTATSDHRGTFYTDGQTLDIADFGVFTNGYAVTKFTNINSDGTAAQREDVPDTDFPMFRLSDVYLMYAEATLRGASTGNIATALGYVNKIRARASAGIITTTDLTLDFLLDERARELFWECHRRTDLIRFGKFTGSSKIWQWKGGVKNGSGTDLFRDLMPIPSRAIQANPTLKQNPGY comes from the coding sequence ATGAAAATATCATTTAAATATATATCTTATTTTCTCCTATTAATTTTAGGATTAAATATGACACTTACTTCGTGTACGAACGATTTGGATGTGAAGCCAACAGATGATGATGAGTTTCTTTCTGATGACTTTTTTAAAGATCCGACATCTTACAAACAAGTATTGGCAAAATTATATGCTGGTCTATATGTAGGAGGAAATGATGGTGATGGACAAGCTGATATTTCAGGTCTTGGAGGTGATTTTAGTAGTTATTTACGTTTGCTTTTTGTTACTCAAGAATTCCCTACTGATGAAGCTATTATTGCTTGGTCTGATGACGGTTTACCAGCAATAAATGGACAAAAATGGAGTCCAAGCAACCAGTTTTTATATGGAGTTTTCTCAAGAGCATTTTATGAAATTAGTGTTGCTAACGAGTTTCTGAGACAAACAACAGACGAAAAACTAACGGAGCGTGGTGTTGATGCGGCAAAGAAAGCAGAAGTTGAGAGATTTAGAGCAGAAGTTCGTTTCTTAAGAGCATTTTCATATTATAATTTAATGGATTTGTTCGGAAATGTGCCAATCACTACTGAAAAAGACCCTGTTGGTTTCTTTTATCCAGAACAAAAAACTAGAGCGGAAGTTTTTGCTTATGTAGAGTCAGAGTTAAAAGATATTGATAAAACATTGGCTCCTTCTGGATCTAATGAATATGGAAGAGTTGATAAAACTGCAGCTAAATTTTTATTAGCACAGATTTATTTAAATTCTAAAGTTTATACAGGAACAGAAAGATATACTGAAGCAGCTACAGTTTGTAATGATATCATAACAGGTTCTGCTTATACTTTTGCAGATGTACCTTATCGTTATTTATTCTCTGCAAATAATGACAGAAATGGAGCGCAAAAAGAAGTTATATTTCCAGTTGTTAGTGATGGTAATGCTATTAGAGCAGTAGGAGGAGGTATGAGTTTTATTATTCATGCAGCTATTGGTGGTAGTTTGCCAGGTGCTAGTTTAGGAATGAATGGAGGTTGGTCAGGAACAAGAGCAAGACCAGAATTTGTTCGATTATTTCCTGACGTAACGGCAACTTCTGACCACAGAGGTACTTTTTATACTGATGGACAAACTTTAGATATTGCTGATTTTGGGGTTTTTACTAATGGTTACGCGGTTACAAAATTTACCAATATTAATTCTGATGGTACAGCAGCTCAAAGAGAGGATGTTCCTGATACAGATTTCCCAATGTTTAGATTGTCAGATGTGTATTTAATGTATGCTGAAGCAACACTTAGAGGAGCATCAACAGGTAATATTGCAACAGCATTAGGATATGTAAATAAAATTAGAGCGAGAGCTAGTGCGGGTATTATTACAACTACAGATTTAACTTTAGATTTTCTTTTAGATGAGAGAGCTCGCGAATTGTTTTGGGAGTGTCATAGAAGAACAGATTTGATCCGTTTTGGTAAATTCACAGGATCATCTAAAATCTGGCAATGGAAAGGTGGCGTAAAAAATGGTAGTGGTACAGACTTATTCAGAGATTTGATGCCTATTCCGTCGCGAGCTATTCAAGCTAACCCAACTTTAAAACAAAATCCAGGATACTAA
- a CDS encoding SusE domain-containing protein: MKNIYKILIAFIGVLAVSCNADDVEDRPVITPASAPVLLSPQNDFNIVLTKENENEIATTVIWDYAKYDGTATVVNYTIEIAKAGTKFATPVTVTTTTARYKALTVAELNSALVNGGFIEKEENNVDIRIKATVGTGAEAQYSNFYTFKATPYHTPLATSHWLVGAATPGGWSWDGDAETEFPLVVGKTDVYQVKVVLKSGEAFREFLGNNFTSNGNWDASHNYTYYSGLGYTIDDELVNAGDGDSNFKYTGPTGPRVLTIDNGAKKITLD, from the coding sequence ATGAAAAATATATATAAAATTTTAATCGCATTTATTGGTGTATTAGCGGTGTCATGTAATGCAGATGATGTAGAAGACAGACCAGTAATTACGCCAGCATCGGCACCAGTTTTGCTTAGCCCACAAAATGATTTCAACATTGTTCTTACAAAAGAAAATGAAAATGAGATTGCTACAACAGTAATTTGGGATTATGCAAAGTATGATGGTACAGCGACTGTTGTTAATTATACTATTGAAATCGCAAAAGCAGGAACAAAATTTGCAACGCCTGTGACTGTTACTACAACTACAGCACGTTATAAAGCTTTAACAGTTGCGGAATTGAACTCGGCTCTAGTAAATGGAGGGTTTATTGAGAAAGAAGAAAACAATGTTGATATTCGTATCAAAGCTACAGTTGGTACCGGAGCTGAAGCGCAATATTCTAACTTCTATACTTTTAAAGCTACTCCTTATCACACTCCATTAGCAACTTCTCACTGGTTAGTTGGTGCTGCTACTCCAGGAGGATGGTCTTGGGATGGTGATGCTGAAACAGAATTCCCATTAGTAGTTGGTAAAACAGATGTTTATCAAGTAAAAGTTGTTCTTAAAAGTGGAGAAGCATTTAGAGAATTCTTAGGAAATAACTTTACAAGTAATGGTAACTGGGATGCAAGTCACAATTATACTTATTATTCAGGATTGGGTTACACTATCGATGACGAATTAGTAAACGCTGGTGATGGTGATAGTAACTTTAAATATACTGGACCAACGGGACCAAGAGTTTTAACTATTGACAATGGTGCGAAAAAAATTACATTAGACTAG